From a region of the Hymenobacter jejuensis genome:
- a CDS encoding acyl carrier protein, producing MLTLPYPFNVVTLMITSTTSAPKSIEQQVLRIISKRKAIKPRRLRIGSSLSRELGFDTVDVVDIILELERSFHITIPDEVPLATVGDFVTYVATHTPEAERAA from the coding sequence TTGCTTACCCTTCCTTATCCGTTCAACGTCGTTACCCTTATGATCACCTCAACGACCTCCGCCCCCAAATCCATCGAGCAGCAAGTGTTGCGCATCATCAGCAAGCGCAAGGCTATTAAGCCCCGTCGCCTGCGTATCGGAAGCAGCCTAAGCCGCGAGCTGGGCTTCGACACCGTCGACGTGGTGGATATTATTCTGGAACTGGAGCGCAGCTTTCACATCACGATTCCCGATGAGGTGCCGTTGGCTACCGTCGGCGATTTCGTGACGTACGTGGCTACGCACACGCCCGAAGCCGAACGTGCCGCTTAA
- a CDS encoding efflux RND transporter permease subunit has product MQDIEKEFKPTSWSIDNKTSIYIITLLLCVSGIFAYIKLGKEKFPDIVIPRIIVATVYPGTSPTDIENLVTRQLEKEIKSVNGVKKINSTSNQDYCIVDVEFDSGVDVQYAKQLIKDAVDKAGNELPNDLPTPPTVQEVNLSEMPIMNINLAGNLPITQLKKFADDFQDKIEALPEITRVDIIGALEQQVNVDVDLNKLRASRLGFSDIERAIQSENITVSGGSIDVGDQKRAVRVAGQYVRAADIADIQVKNLNGSAVRLGDIATVEDAFKDRESYARLDGKQAITLNVIKRQGENLIDASDKIQQIIKDSKQTLPKELTITVTGDTSNDTRVTLHDLINTIIIGFILVTLILMFFMGTTNALFVGLSVPISMFLAFLMLPVLDFSLNMIVLFAFLLALGIVVDDAIVVIENTHRLLHEHPNLTTAQAAKYAAGEVFVPVLAGTLTTVAPFVPLLFWPGIVGSFMFYLPVTLIVTLMASLLVAFIMNPVFAVSFMQREDHHSGEKPKVTRNLLIWTAALVGLGVLFNLIGMNGSAGASVAVAPGVSAGVSIESPGFFKEHGHFIGNLLLFIAAFIWLNIFVFNKGIASFQTKVLPRFQNGYARLVNWAISNPVLVMLSMVVLFVVSIFAVVARQPKVDFFPKGDPKFIYTYLKMPVGTRVEVTDSVARELEKRVYNVVGRNNHDVESVISNVAIGASDPSEASASGTSQSNLAKVAVAFKETSERTGPATSTYLDKIREAVKGIPGAEISVDQEASGPPTGKEIAIEVVGDDYQQLAKLSKHVERYIDSLKIGGIEDLRSNLEDRNPEIAVNIDRTRANREGLSTGQIGLEVRTAIYGYEASKFKTADDDYPIQVRYAKPYRDDIDAILNSPLTFRDATGAIRQVPISSVASVNYGTTYGGIKRKDVKRVITISSNVLTGFTGPDVVRQIETALKAYPTPPGYSIRMGGAQEDQQETSSFLGVAALGAIALIFLVLVTQFNSVSKPLIILTEIIFSVIGVLLGLAITGMNVSIVMTGVGIIALAGIVVKNGILLVEFTDMLRSQGMPLKEAIVMAGRTRLNPVILTATAATLGLIPLAIGLNIDFYELFNSFEPHFFIGGESVTFWGPLAWTIIFGLVFATMITLLVVPVMYLLNERIHEKVTGRRADDTTDEAIADAEEVEAAQPPILAEY; this is encoded by the coding sequence ATGCAAGACATAGAAAAAGAATTCAAGCCGACCAGCTGGTCGATTGATAACAAGACCAGCATATATATTATTACGCTGCTGTTGTGCGTGTCGGGGATATTTGCCTACATCAAGCTGGGCAAAGAGAAATTCCCGGATATCGTTATCCCGCGTATTATCGTGGCTACGGTGTATCCGGGCACGTCGCCGACCGACATCGAAAACTTGGTGACCCGCCAGCTTGAAAAAGAGATCAAGTCGGTGAACGGAGTGAAGAAAATTAACTCCACTTCCAACCAAGACTACTGCATCGTGGACGTGGAGTTTGACTCGGGCGTCGACGTGCAATATGCCAAGCAGCTCATTAAAGATGCTGTGGACAAAGCCGGCAACGAGCTGCCCAACGACTTGCCCACGCCGCCTACCGTGCAGGAAGTAAACCTGTCGGAGATGCCGATCATGAACATCAACTTGGCTGGTAATCTGCCGATTACCCAGCTGAAGAAGTTCGCCGACGACTTCCAGGACAAGATTGAAGCCCTGCCCGAAATCACCCGCGTCGATATCATTGGTGCCTTGGAGCAGCAAGTAAACGTGGACGTGGACCTGAACAAGCTGCGGGCTTCGCGCCTGGGCTTCTCGGATATCGAGCGCGCCATCCAGAGCGAGAACATCACCGTTTCGGGTGGCTCGATCGACGTAGGCGACCAAAAACGCGCCGTGCGCGTGGCCGGCCAATACGTGCGGGCTGCCGACATCGCTGATATTCAGGTGAAAAACCTCAACGGCTCGGCTGTTCGCCTCGGCGACATTGCCACCGTGGAAGATGCCTTCAAGGACCGCGAATCGTACGCTCGCCTCGACGGCAAGCAGGCCATCACCCTGAACGTAATTAAGCGCCAGGGTGAAAACCTGATCGACGCTTCCGATAAGATTCAGCAAATCATCAAGGACTCGAAGCAGACCCTGCCGAAGGAGCTGACCATCACCGTAACCGGCGATACCTCCAACGACACGCGCGTAACGCTTCACGACCTGATCAACACGATCATCATCGGCTTCATCCTCGTGACGCTGATCCTGATGTTCTTCATGGGCACCACCAACGCGCTGTTCGTGGGCTTGTCCGTGCCGATCTCGATGTTCCTGGCTTTCCTGATGTTGCCGGTGCTAGATTTCTCGCTGAACATGATTGTACTGTTCGCCTTCCTGCTCGCCTTGGGCATTGTGGTCGACGACGCCATTGTGGTCATCGAAAACACCCACCGCTTGCTGCACGAGCATCCCAACCTGACAACGGCGCAAGCCGCTAAGTACGCGGCGGGTGAAGTATTCGTGCCGGTATTGGCCGGCACCCTGACGACGGTTGCGCCCTTCGTGCCGCTGCTGTTCTGGCCGGGCATCGTGGGTAGCTTTATGTTCTATCTACCTGTAACACTGATAGTTACACTTATGGCTTCGTTGTTGGTGGCGTTCATCATGAACCCGGTATTTGCCGTGTCGTTCATGCAGCGCGAAGACCACCACAGCGGCGAGAAACCCAAAGTGACGCGTAACCTGCTGATCTGGACGGCAGCATTGGTTGGGTTGGGCGTACTGTTCAATCTAATTGGTATGAATGGTTCTGCAGGAGCCAGCGTGGCTGTAGCGCCTGGCGTCTCAGCTGGGGTTAGTATTGAATCTCCAGGGTTCTTCAAAGAGCACGGTCACTTCATTGGTAACCTACTGCTATTTATAGCAGCCTTTATCTGGTTGAACATATTTGTATTTAACAAAGGTATCGCCAGCTTCCAGACCAAAGTGTTGCCGCGCTTCCAGAACGGCTACGCGCGCTTGGTCAACTGGGCCATCAGCAACCCGGTGTTGGTGATGCTGAGCATGGTGGTGCTGTTTGTGGTGTCCATCTTTGCCGTAGTGGCCCGTCAGCCAAAAGTTGATTTCTTCCCGAAAGGCGATCCGAAATTCATCTATACCTACCTGAAAATGCCCGTGGGCACGCGGGTAGAAGTAACCGATTCGGTAGCACGTGAGCTGGAAAAGCGCGTCTACAACGTGGTCGGCCGCAACAACCACGACGTGGAATCGGTGATTAGCAACGTGGCCATCGGCGCCTCCGACCCCAGCGAAGCTTCGGCTTCGGGTACGTCGCAGTCGAACTTGGCAAAAGTGGCCGTGGCGTTCAAAGAAACCAGTGAGCGCACCGGTCCGGCTACCAGCACCTACCTAGACAAGATTCGGGAAGCGGTAAAAGGCATACCCGGCGCCGAGATTTCGGTTGACCAAGAGGCCAGCGGTCCGCCCACGGGCAAAGAGATTGCCATTGAGGTAGTTGGCGACGATTACCAGCAGTTGGCCAAGCTGTCGAAGCATGTGGAGCGCTACATTGACTCGCTGAAAATCGGTGGCATCGAAGACCTGCGCTCGAACCTGGAAGACCGTAACCCCGAAATTGCGGTCAACATCGACCGGACGCGGGCCAACCGCGAAGGACTCAGTACCGGTCAAATTGGCTTAGAAGTGCGCACGGCCATCTACGGCTACGAAGCCAGCAAATTCAAGACGGCCGACGACGATTATCCGATTCAGGTGCGCTACGCCAAACCGTATCGCGATGATATTGACGCCATTCTGAATTCGCCCCTGACCTTCCGCGACGCTACCGGCGCCATTCGTCAGGTACCGATCTCGTCGGTCGCCAGCGTAAACTACGGCACGACTTATGGCGGCATCAAGCGCAAAGATGTGAAGCGCGTGATCACGATTTCGTCGAATGTGTTGACTGGTTTCACCGGTCCCGATGTGGTTCGCCAGATCGAGACGGCGCTGAAAGCGTACCCCACACCACCCGGCTATAGCATCCGGATGGGGGGCGCTCAGGAAGACCAGCAGGAAACCAGCTCCTTCCTCGGCGTAGCTGCTCTGGGGGCCATTGCCCTGATTTTCCTGGTACTTGTGACGCAGTTTAACTCCGTGAGCAAGCCACTCATCATCCTCACCGAAATCATCTTCTCGGTTATTGGGGTGCTGTTGGGCCTGGCCATTACGGGCATGAACGTCAGCATCGTGATGACCGGAGTAGGTATCATTGCGCTGGCAGGTATCGTGGTGAAAAACGGCATTCTGCTCGTCGAATTCACCGATATGCTTCGCTCACAAGGCATGCCGCTGAAAGAGGCCATCGTGATGGCCGGCCGCACGCGTCTGAACCCGGTAATCCTGACGGCTACGGCCGCCACACTGGGTCTGATTCCGCTGGCCATTGGCTTGAACATCGACTTCTACGAGCTGTTCAACTCGTTTGAGCCGCACTTCTTCATCGGGGGCGAATCGGTAACGTTCTGGGGCCCGCTGGCCTGGACCATCATCTTCGGCTTGGTGTTCGCCACCATGATTACGCTGCTGGTAGTGCCCGTGATGTACCTGCTCAACGAGCGCATCCACGAAAAAGTCACCGGCCGCCGCGCCGACGATACAACCGATGAAGCCATTGCCGACGCCGAAGAAGTAGAGGCTGCGCAGCCGCCGATTTTGGCCGAATACTAA
- a CDS encoding efflux RND transporter periplasmic adaptor subunit has product MKYTTSAALLALSLLAACGQKDPAAELANLKKEQAANQAKIAELEAKTGTKTAAAAPNAVNVSVIKVQPETFKSYLEVQGRVDFDQSANVAARAAGTLTSIRVQRGDRVGKGQVLATIDASILDASIAELRTRMDLARVVYEKQDRLWKQQIGTEIQYLQAKNNYEALQRNLATLNQQRSMYNVVAPFGGTVDDVLPKLGEAVSPGTPVARVVSGSGGKILADVSEAYANRIKAGDKALVTIPDLGAQEVPSTVRVVGRTINQTSRTFTVEIRVNSKEAAQLRPNMVATVRIENYDRPNATVLPVDLVQKDEQNSYVYVVEQKGDRKVATKRIIQTGATYNGKVEVTQGLKLDDQVISAGYQNVNEGQVVSL; this is encoded by the coding sequence ATGAAATACACTACTTCCGCGGCTCTGTTGGCATTGTCTCTCTTGGCTGCTTGCGGTCAGAAAGACCCGGCCGCCGAACTTGCCAACCTGAAAAAGGAGCAGGCTGCTAACCAAGCCAAAATAGCCGAGTTGGAAGCCAAAACTGGTACGAAAACCGCGGCGGCTGCTCCGAACGCCGTAAACGTATCGGTGATCAAGGTGCAGCCCGAAACCTTTAAAAGCTACCTCGAAGTGCAGGGCCGCGTCGATTTCGACCAGTCGGCCAACGTAGCGGCCCGCGCTGCCGGTACGCTCACCAGCATCCGGGTGCAGCGCGGCGACCGCGTCGGCAAAGGCCAAGTGCTGGCTACCATCGATGCCTCTATTCTGGATGCCAGCATTGCGGAGCTGCGCACGCGCATGGACTTGGCGCGCGTCGTCTATGAAAAGCAGGACCGCCTCTGGAAGCAGCAGATTGGCACCGAAATTCAGTACCTGCAAGCCAAGAATAACTACGAAGCCCTGCAACGTAACCTCGCCACGCTCAACCAACAGCGCAGCATGTACAACGTGGTAGCTCCCTTCGGCGGCACCGTCGACGACGTGCTGCCCAAGCTCGGCGAAGCCGTGTCGCCGGGCACGCCGGTAGCCCGTGTGGTAAGCGGCAGCGGCGGCAAGATTCTGGCCGACGTATCGGAAGCGTATGCCAACCGCATCAAAGCGGGCGATAAAGCCCTGGTGACCATCCCGGACTTGGGGGCGCAGGAAGTGCCTTCGACGGTGCGGGTAGTAGGCCGCACGATCAACCAAACCAGCCGCACGTTCACCGTGGAAATACGCGTGAACAGCAAAGAAGCCGCGCAGCTGCGCCCCAACATGGTGGCTACGGTGCGCATTGAGAACTACGACCGCCCGAACGCGACCGTATTACCCGTTGATCTGGTGCAGAAAGACGAGCAGAACAGTTATGTGTACGTGGTGGAGCAGAAGGGCGATCGGAAGGTGGCCACCAAGCGCATTATTCAGACCGGGGCTACTTACAACGGGAAAGTAGAGGTAACGCAGGGATTGAAACTGGATGATCAGGTGATTTCAGCTGGTTATCAGAATGTTAATGAAGGGCAGGTCGTATCGCTGTAA